The following are encoded in a window of Lichenicola cladoniae genomic DNA:
- a CDS encoding sugar porter family MFS transporter encodes MSSSAALSHSSASPPIPTRAFVICGLASLAGLMFGLDIGVIAGALDFIGKAFNASQRTQEWIVSIMMVGAAIGAAGAGTLSYGLGRKKSLLIGAILFVIGAILCAFAPSVATLMIGRVILGLAIGIVAFTGPLYISEVAPAHWRGAMVSLYQLMVTVGIFAAFVSDSLLTASGNWRLMLGIIAVPGVAFLVAVVFLPESPRWFLLRQRPEEARAVLYTLRSDNKAVDREISEISDQLKVRQLGGSLFRNNPNFRRSVYLGIGLQIIQQLTGINVIMYYAPKIFTIAGFGAGAANWATAIVGLTNVLATLLAIGFSDRLGRKPMLYAGFVTMAIGMAAVGILLSSGVHSDAARYLLVGMVLVFIVGFAAAPGPLIWTLCSEIQPLQGRDFGVGCSTVTNWVANWLVGNTFLTMLSVLGQANTFWLFAVLNAGFILFIVFLVPETKGVSLEAIEHNLMDGKSLRHIGA; translated from the coding sequence ATGTCCAGCTCAGCTGCCCTTTCCCACAGTTCGGCCAGCCCGCCGATACCAACCCGGGCATTTGTCATCTGCGGCCTCGCCAGCCTCGCCGGCCTGATGTTCGGCCTCGATATCGGCGTCATCGCCGGGGCGCTCGACTTCATCGGCAAGGCGTTCAACGCCTCGCAGCGTACCCAGGAATGGATCGTCAGCATCATGATGGTCGGGGCCGCGATCGGTGCGGCCGGAGCCGGCACTTTGTCCTATGGGCTCGGCCGCAAGAAATCCCTGCTGATCGGGGCGATCCTGTTCGTCATTGGCGCGATCCTGTGCGCATTCGCGCCGTCGGTTGCGACCCTGATGATCGGGCGGGTGATCCTGGGACTGGCAATCGGCATCGTCGCCTTTACCGGGCCGCTCTACATCTCCGAGGTGGCGCCGGCGCATTGGCGCGGTGCCATGGTGTCGCTCTACCAGCTGATGGTGACGGTGGGCATCTTCGCGGCATTTGTGTCCGACAGCCTCCTGACCGCAAGCGGCAACTGGCGCCTCATGCTGGGCATCATCGCGGTGCCTGGGGTGGCGTTCCTGGTGGCGGTGGTGTTCCTGCCGGAAAGCCCACGCTGGTTCCTGCTGCGCCAGCGCCCGGAGGAAGCACGCGCGGTTCTCTACACGCTGCGGTCGGACAACAAGGCCGTGGATCGCGAGATCAGCGAGATCAGCGACCAGCTCAAGGTGCGCCAGCTCGGCGGCAGCCTGTTCCGGAACAACCCGAACTTCCGCCGGTCGGTCTATCTCGGCATCGGGCTGCAGATCATCCAGCAGCTCACCGGCATCAACGTGATCATGTATTACGCGCCGAAGATCTTCACGATCGCCGGGTTCGGTGCAGGTGCCGCGAACTGGGCCACGGCGATCGTCGGATTGACCAACGTGCTGGCGACGCTGCTCGCGATCGGGTTCTCGGATCGCCTGGGCCGGAAGCCGATGCTGTATGCAGGCTTCGTGACCATGGCGATCGGCATGGCCGCCGTCGGCATCCTGCTCTCCAGCGGTGTGCACAGCGATGCCGCACGCTACCTTCTGGTCGGCATGGTGCTGGTGTTCATCGTGGGCTTCGCCGCTGCCCCCGGTCCGCTGATCTGGACGTTGTGCTCCGAGATCCAGCCGTTGCAGGGTCGCGACTTCGGCGTCGGCTGCTCGACCGTCACCAACTGGGTGGCGAACTGGCTGGTCGGCAACACCTTCCTGACCATGCTGAGCGTGCTCGGCCAGGCCAACACTTTCTGGCTGTTCGCGGTCCTGAATGCCGGCTTCATCCTGTTCATCGTGTTCCTGGTGCCGGAAACCAAGGGCGTGTCGCTCGAGGCGATCGAGCACAACCTGATGGACGGAAAATCACTCCGCCATATCGGCGCCTGA
- a CDS encoding GNAT family N-acetyltransferase, which yields MSRRLRLTKFRDLSIDDPFFDSLKAGYTEFPRWFCSKANEDLYVVDDDDELSGMIYLKREDGVVADVIPPLPAKTWLKVGTLKIVSRGTKLGERVIKKIFDTALDLGAEGIYVTIFDVHNDLIALFLRYGFQQTAVKITPNGTESVLTRSLTDFTGDRLKDYPFVHTVGQNYWLLAIYPDYHTRLLPDSILRNEAREIVQDVSHSNTIHKVYISGLSLQRMSPGDVVVFYRTTDRQGPAHYRSVVTSVCVIEEVKLKRDFRDIASFLAYTMPRSVFSEAELREQFTTRKRLSVAKMTYNAAFNRRTTRGRLIDDGIMTVQPRWDLRRLDEDQLMCILAAGEVNARLVVN from the coding sequence ATGTCAAGGCGTCTGCGACTCACGAAATTTCGGGATCTTTCTATTGATGACCCGTTTTTCGATAGCCTGAAAGCAGGTTACACCGAATTCCCTCGCTGGTTCTGTAGCAAGGCAAATGAAGATCTCTACGTCGTTGATGACGACGATGAACTGAGTGGGATGATCTATCTTAAGCGAGAAGATGGTGTTGTCGCTGATGTCATTCCGCCGCTACCAGCAAAGACTTGGTTGAAGGTCGGGACTTTGAAGATCGTCTCAAGGGGGACAAAGCTCGGCGAGCGAGTTATCAAGAAGATTTTTGATACTGCCCTCGATTTAGGCGCTGAAGGCATCTATGTTACCATCTTTGATGTCCACAATGATCTGATTGCACTCTTTTTGCGATACGGCTTCCAGCAAACTGCTGTCAAGATAACTCCAAATGGTACGGAAAGTGTTCTCACGCGCTCACTTACAGACTTTACAGGAGATCGACTTAAAGATTACCCGTTTGTCCACACTGTCGGCCAAAATTACTGGTTGTTAGCAATTTATCCGGACTACCACACGCGATTGCTGCCTGACTCCATTCTAAGAAATGAGGCACGAGAAATAGTCCAGGACGTGTCGCATTCGAATACGATCCATAAAGTCTATATTTCCGGTCTATCCCTTCAAAGAATGTCACCAGGAGATGTTGTCGTTTTTTACCGGACTACCGATCGACAGGGTCCAGCGCATTACAGGTCTGTGGTTACTTCGGTGTGCGTTATCGAAGAAGTAAAACTAAAGCGAGATTTTCGAGATATAGCGTCGTTCCTGGCCTACACTATGCCGCGAAGTGTTTTCTCAGAAGCAGAGCTACGTGAACAGTTTACAACGAGGAAGCGCCTTAGTGTCGCTAAGATGACTTATAATGCGGCCTTTAACCGCCGCACGACCCGCGGGCGCCTTATAGACGACGGCATAATGACGGTTCAACCGCGTTGGGATCTCCGGCGTTTAGACGAAGATCAACTCATGTGTATTTTAGCCGCAGGAGAAGTGAATGCGCGTCTTGTTGTCAATTAA
- a CDS encoding SDR family NAD(P)-dependent oxidoreductase, translated as MAKPANGRTALVTGASRGIGRAIALGLAGDGFDIVLNDIERQRDELEAVAGEIARIGRRAIPLFADVGNRDQVRAMVATGLAQAGRIDVVVNNAGILIPNLVENLLEQEWDAVMDINAKGTFLVVQAVLPHMRERGYGRIVNIASIGGKHGAPEQAHYSASKAAVMGFTRVLAQEVGQFGITANCVCPGIIVTDMGRTNLSEQASIDKWVGITALRRLGQPEDVVGPACFLASDASAFVTGQSLNVCGGITLS; from the coding sequence ATGGCAAAACCGGCAAACGGTCGCACTGCCCTCGTAACCGGCGCCAGTCGCGGTATCGGCCGGGCGATCGCGCTCGGGCTCGCCGGCGACGGGTTCGACATCGTGCTGAACGATATCGAACGGCAGCGGGACGAACTCGAAGCCGTCGCGGGCGAGATCGCCCGGATCGGACGGCGTGCCATCCCGTTATTCGCCGATGTCGGGAATCGCGACCAGGTGCGGGCGATGGTTGCAACCGGACTTGCGCAGGCCGGGCGGATCGACGTCGTCGTCAACAATGCCGGCATCCTGATCCCGAACCTGGTGGAAAACCTCCTCGAGCAGGAATGGGATGCGGTGATGGACATCAACGCGAAGGGCACATTCCTGGTCGTTCAGGCTGTGTTGCCGCACATGCGCGAACGTGGTTACGGGCGTATCGTCAACATCGCCTCGATCGGCGGCAAGCATGGTGCGCCGGAGCAGGCGCATTACTCGGCCAGCAAGGCGGCGGTCATGGGTTTCACCCGGGTGCTCGCGCAGGAAGTCGGACAGTTCGGCATTACCGCGAACTGCGTCTGCCCCGGCATCATCGTCACCGACATGGGCCGCACCAACCTGTCCGAGCAGGCCAGCATCGATAAATGGGTCGGCATCACGGCGTTGCGTCGCCTGGGCCAGCCCGAGGATGTCGTGGGGCCAGCCTGCTTCCTGGCTTCCGATGCGTCGGCCTTTGTCACCGGCCAGTCCCTCAACGTGTGCGGCGGTATTACCCTGAGCTGA
- a CDS encoding ABC transporter permease, with protein sequence MSVTTSAPTRRPIDTGALAARYGTVAAAVLIFVVFALSSSQFTSAANISNILVQISVLMVISSGVTVAVASGEFDLSVGQIAGLSGVLVAGLMAWSKLPIPLAIVLAVLAGVLLGALSGVLVTRLRIPSLIATLAMGPIALGLNYAYDGGDSIYTQFPKPFYVIATGRVFGVIPVPIIIAFVVVTAFYVLINKTRLGRALVATGSNLQAARLSGINVNRCRMLALTLSALGAAMGGIMLTARLGTGQPGAGEPYLMDSLTAVFLGMTAFKPGRATVQGTLVGVVIIGMLDNGLNLLGAPFYLQNEVRGVVMIAAVSLAVLRGEIRFF encoded by the coding sequence ATGTCCGTCACTACGTCGGCGCCCACCCGTCGCCCTATCGATACCGGCGCGCTGGCAGCCCGCTACGGTACGGTTGCTGCGGCTGTGCTCATTTTCGTGGTGTTCGCGCTTTCCAGCAGCCAGTTCACCTCGGCCGCCAACATCAGCAATATCCTGGTGCAGATCTCGGTGCTGATGGTGATCTCGTCAGGTGTCACCGTCGCCGTGGCGAGCGGCGAGTTCGATCTGTCCGTCGGTCAGATCGCCGGATTGTCGGGCGTGCTGGTCGCCGGGTTGATGGCATGGTCCAAGCTTCCGATCCCGCTTGCCATCGTCCTGGCGGTGCTGGCGGGCGTTCTGCTTGGCGCACTCAGCGGAGTCCTGGTCACCAGGCTGCGTATTCCCTCGCTGATCGCCACGCTGGCGATGGGACCGATCGCACTCGGCCTGAACTACGCCTATGACGGCGGAGACTCGATCTACACGCAGTTCCCGAAGCCGTTCTATGTGATCGCGACCGGGCGAGTGTTCGGCGTCATACCGGTGCCGATCATCATCGCCTTCGTGGTGGTGACCGCCTTCTACGTCCTGATCAACAAGACCCGTCTCGGGCGGGCCCTGGTCGCCACCGGATCCAACCTGCAGGCAGCCCGGCTTTCGGGGATCAACGTCAACCGGTGCCGGATGCTGGCGCTGACCTTGTCGGCACTCGGTGCGGCGATGGGCGGCATCATGCTCACCGCCCGGCTCGGAACCGGTCAGCCCGGCGCGGGCGAACCGTATCTGATGGACAGCCTGACCGCGGTATTCCTCGGCATGACCGCGTTCAAGCCGGGCCGTGCCACGGTGCAGGGCACGCTGGTCGGCGTCGTCATTATCGGCATGCTCGATAACGGGCTCAATCTCCTGGGCGCGCCGTTCTACCTGCAGAACGAGGTGCGAGGCGTGGTGATGATCGCCGCCGTCAGCCTCGCCGTGCTTCGCGGCGAAATACGTTTCTTCTGA
- a CDS encoding SDR family NAD(P)-dependent oxidoreductase, with product MYMRKLRLDGRVAVVTGGAGGIGLACVHALAEAGAHVVIADLDMTQAEAGAQAVKEAGGQASVVALDVTRTTSVKEAAQAVLARLGKVDILVCNAGIVVSEIKAEDLDDEVWNRHIDINLGGVFRCCREFGRSMLQQQRGSIINIGSMAGSIVVRPQEQAAYNASKAGVHQLTRSLAAEWAMRGVRVNAVAPTYIETPLTRFGMAKPALYDQWLAHTPMNRVGQPDEIASVVHFLASDAASLMTGSIVYADGGYTVW from the coding sequence ATGTACATGCGGAAATTGCGTCTCGATGGCCGGGTCGCGGTGGTCACAGGTGGAGCCGGCGGTATCGGGCTCGCCTGCGTACACGCCCTGGCCGAAGCGGGTGCGCATGTCGTCATCGCCGATCTCGACATGACCCAGGCCGAAGCCGGGGCGCAGGCTGTCAAGGAAGCCGGCGGTCAGGCAAGCGTCGTCGCGCTGGACGTCACCAGAACGACAAGCGTCAAAGAGGCCGCTCAGGCTGTGCTCGCAAGGCTGGGCAAGGTCGATATCCTCGTCTGCAACGCCGGGATCGTCGTCTCCGAGATCAAGGCGGAAGACCTCGATGACGAGGTCTGGAACCGGCATATCGACATCAACCTGGGCGGCGTTTTTCGCTGCTGCCGCGAATTCGGCCGCAGCATGCTTCAGCAGCAACGGGGCTCGATCATCAATATCGGGTCGATGGCAGGATCCATCGTCGTCAGGCCGCAGGAACAGGCGGCCTACAACGCCTCGAAAGCCGGGGTTCATCAACTCACCCGGTCGCTGGCCGCGGAGTGGGCGATGCGCGGCGTTCGCGTGAACGCCGTCGCACCGACGTACATCGAAACGCCACTGACGCGTTTCGGAATGGCCAAGCCGGCGCTCTATGATCAATGGCTGGCGCACACTCCAATGAACCGGGTGGGACAACCAGACGAGATCGCCTCGGTGGTCCACTTCCTGGCATCGGATGCCGCAAGCCTGATGACCGGCAGCATCGTGTATGCGGATGGCGGCTACACCGTCTGGTAG
- the rsmD gene encoding 16S rRNA (guanine(966)-N(2))-methyltransferase RsmD, with product MRIVAGSLRGRSLSMPEGDATRPTADRVRQALFDMLRHAEWAEDALDGPVLDAFAGTGAFGLEALSRGATRATFIERDRFALACVRANVATCGVEAQCLVVPGDATRPSAARDGWGAAGLVFLDPPYGGNLVAPSLAALTAKGWIGPEALIVAEVGADEPAPTGIEMLAERRHGAARLCIWRAG from the coding sequence ATGCGCATCGTTGCCGGCAGCCTGCGCGGTCGCAGCCTTTCCATGCCGGAGGGAGACGCGACGCGCCCGACCGCGGACCGCGTGCGGCAGGCGCTGTTCGACATGCTGCGCCACGCCGAGTGGGCCGAGGATGCGTTGGACGGCCCGGTGCTCGACGCGTTCGCCGGAACCGGGGCGTTCGGCCTGGAAGCGCTGTCGCGCGGCGCCACCCGCGCCACCTTCATCGAGCGGGACCGGTTCGCGCTGGCCTGCGTGCGCGCCAACGTCGCCACCTGCGGCGTGGAGGCCCAGTGCCTTGTGGTGCCGGGCGACGCGACCCGCCCGTCCGCCGCGCGCGACGGCTGGGGCGCCGCCGGGCTGGTGTTCCTGGACCCGCCCTATGGCGGCAACCTGGTCGCACCCTCCCTGGCGGCTCTGACGGCGAAAGGCTGGATCGGGCCGGAAGCGCTGATCGTTGCCGAGGTCGGCGCCGACGAGCCCGCGCCGACCGGCATCGAGATGCTGGCGGAGCGGCGGCATGGCGCCGCGCGGCTCTGCATCTGGCGTGCCGGCTGA
- a CDS encoding Do family serine endopeptidase, whose product MFDPSLKTPAPRGNSLLRNPRRSALALLVAGTALGGIAVGTIEGRPAVAQTAIQPSGMAQKIPDFVGLVKQVKPAVVSITSTLKDDGSDDDSSQGGSQGGGGQGGQQMPFPFPFPFQMAPQGHASRTVEARGSGFIISADGFIVTNNHVVKGATSVSVTLDDGTVLKAKVVGRDAGTDLALLKVKPSAKLSFIALGESNDVEPGQWVIAVGNPFGLGGSVTAGIVSARGRDIGDGPYDSFIQVDAPINRGNSGGPLITQDGKVVGVNTAILSPSGGSIGIGFAIPSDVVRTVVAQLQKTGHVTRGYLGVTAQEISPGMAKALSLPATSGGPAAGALVASVQDNSPAEKAGIKPGDVITQLNGQKIANPKELAIKVADVVPNSKVTISYLRNGTTQTADATVANLANRGSSSNGQSGGQSGNPAGNGSIGVSLSPLTPELRQQLGINDGTRGVVVRSVRSGSPAETAGIQAGDVIVAVGNTMVNNPHEVVDAVHAALKKGDVALRILHNGQMAFVAVSPETSSASNGANSSGAGSDDDSGNSNNGDGSSDQDNNDSGNSNGGDQPG is encoded by the coding sequence ATGTTTGATCCATCGCTCAAGACCCCCGCTCCTCGCGGCAACAGCCTGCTCCGCAACCCCAGGCGCTCCGCCCTGGCGCTCCTGGTCGCCGGCACCGCCCTGGGCGGTATCGCGGTCGGGACCATCGAGGGACGCCCGGCAGTCGCCCAGACCGCCATCCAGCCCAGCGGCATGGCGCAGAAGATCCCGGACTTCGTCGGACTGGTGAAGCAGGTGAAGCCGGCGGTGGTGTCGATCACCTCCACCCTCAAGGACGATGGCTCGGACGACGACAGCAGCCAGGGTGGAAGCCAGGGCGGCGGTGGCCAGGGTGGCCAGCAGATGCCGTTCCCGTTCCCATTCCCGTTCCAGATGGCGCCGCAGGGCCACGCCTCCCGCACCGTCGAGGCGCGCGGATCTGGCTTCATCATCTCGGCCGATGGCTTCATCGTCACCAACAATCACGTGGTCAAGGGCGCCACCAGCGTCAGTGTCACGCTCGATGACGGCACCGTCCTCAAGGCCAAGGTGGTCGGCCGCGATGCCGGCACCGACCTGGCACTGCTCAAGGTCAAGCCGTCGGCCAAGCTGTCGTTCATCGCACTCGGCGAAAGCAACGATGTGGAGCCGGGCCAGTGGGTGATCGCGGTCGGCAACCCGTTCGGACTGGGCGGTTCGGTCACTGCCGGCATCGTCTCGGCGCGCGGCCGCGATATCGGCGACGGGCCATACGACAGCTTCATCCAGGTCGATGCACCGATCAACCGCGGCAACTCGGGCGGCCCGCTGATCACCCAGGACGGCAAGGTGGTCGGCGTGAACACCGCCATCCTGTCGCCGTCGGGCGGCAGCATCGGCATCGGCTTCGCGATCCCGTCCGACGTGGTGCGGACCGTGGTGGCCCAGCTGCAGAAGACCGGCCACGTCACGCGCGGCTATCTCGGCGTGACCGCACAGGAGATCTCGCCCGGCATGGCCAAGGCGCTGAGCCTGCCGGCGACTTCGGGCGGTCCCGCGGCAGGCGCGCTGGTCGCGAGCGTGCAGGATAACAGCCCGGCGGAGAAGGCCGGGATCAAACCGGGTGACGTCATCACCCAGCTAAACGGGCAAAAGATCGCCAACCCGAAGGAGCTGGCGATCAAGGTTGCCGACGTCGTGCCGAACAGCAAGGTCACGATCTCCTACCTGCGCAACGGCACCACGCAGACCGCCGACGCGACGGTGGCCAACCTCGCCAATCGCGGTTCGAGCTCGAACGGCCAGTCCGGAGGCCAGTCCGGCAATCCCGCCGGCAACGGCTCGATCGGTGTCTCGCTGTCGCCGCTGACCCCCGAGCTGCGCCAGCAGCTCGGCATCAACGACGGCACGCGCGGCGTCGTGGTGCGTTCGGTCCGTTCGGGATCGCCTGCGGAAACCGCCGGCATCCAGGCCGGCGACGTCATCGTGGCCGTAGGCAACACGATGGTGAACAACCCGCACGAGGTGGTGGACGCGGTACATGCCGCCCTCAAGAAGGGCGATGTGGCGCTGCGCATCCTGCACAACGGACAGATGGCGTTCGTTGCCGTCTCGCCTGAAACCAGCTCGGCGAGCAACGGGGCCAACAGCAGCGGTGCCGGCAGCGACGACGATAGCGGCAACTCGAACAACGGCGACGGCAGCAGCGACCAGGACAACAACGACAGCGGCAACAGCAACGGCGGCGACCAGCCGGGCTGA
- a CDS encoding sulfite exporter TauE/SafE family protein, whose protein sequence is MPTNPLISPAYAVSGLLVGILVGFTGVGGGSLMTPLLVLLFRFHPATAIGTDLLFAATTKTAGTLVHGFAGTVDWRVVGLLATGSLPGTVATLAIIYRLGPPLASTGHLLSVALGVALLLTAASLVFRDRIMRWAQQHDLNPGSRRAALLTVMLGLYLGVAVTISSVGAGAIGVTALILLYPTMPIARVVGSDIAHAVPLTLLAGAGHWLIGSVDWHLFASLIVGSIPGVVIGSLIGTRISERVLRPALALILVVVGVKLLG, encoded by the coding sequence ATGCCAACGAACCCGTTGATCTCGCCTGCCTATGCCGTATCGGGACTGCTGGTCGGCATCCTGGTCGGGTTTACCGGTGTCGGCGGCGGATCGCTGATGACACCGCTCCTGGTGCTTCTGTTCCGCTTCCATCCGGCGACCGCCATCGGCACCGACCTGCTGTTCGCGGCCACCACCAAGACCGCCGGAACGCTGGTGCATGGCTTCGCCGGCACCGTGGACTGGCGCGTGGTCGGACTGCTCGCGACCGGGAGCCTGCCCGGCACGGTAGCGACACTGGCCATCATCTACCGGCTCGGCCCGCCCCTGGCCTCGACCGGACACCTGCTGTCGGTGGCGCTCGGCGTGGCGCTGCTGCTCACCGCAGCCAGCCTGGTGTTCCGCGACCGCATCATGAGGTGGGCGCAGCAGCACGACCTCAACCCGGGCAGCCGGCGCGCTGCGCTGCTGACGGTGATGCTCGGCCTGTATCTCGGTGTGGCGGTGACGATCTCTTCGGTCGGCGCCGGGGCGATCGGGGTGACCGCGCTGATCCTGCTGTATCCGACGATGCCGATCGCGCGGGTGGTCGGATCCGATATCGCCCACGCGGTGCCGCTGACATTGCTCGCCGGTGCCGGTCACTGGCTGATCGGCTCGGTCGACTGGCACCTGTTCGCGTCGCTGATCGTGGGCTCGATCCCGGGCGTGGTGATCGGCAGCCTGATCGGCACCCGGATCTCGGAACGCGTGCTTCGCCCGGCACTCGCGCTGATCCTGGTGGTGGTGGGCGTGAAGCTGCTCGGCTGA
- a CDS encoding pseudouridine synthase translates to MTDTIPPGDDDHDDDVVVQAPDASEVEAPGRGERIAKWLARAGVASRRDAEKLLTEGKVRMNNRVITHPATFVQPGDMVQVSGKVIDQPDRTRLWRYHKPDGLVTTHKDPEGRPTVFAALPPGLPRVVSVGRLDLNSEGLLLLTNDGALARQLELPSNGWIRRYRVRVFGQVDERQLAALADGPVVEGVQYGPIEAGLDSQKGDNAWLTIALREGRNREIRRVMISLGFHVSRLIRTSYGPFQLSTLAKSELEEVTGKVLREQIPKI, encoded by the coding sequence ATGACCGACACGATTCCGCCCGGCGATGACGACCATGATGACGACGTCGTCGTGCAGGCGCCCGACGCTTCCGAGGTAGAGGCTCCCGGCCGCGGCGAGCGCATCGCCAAGTGGCTGGCGCGGGCCGGTGTCGCCAGCCGTCGCGATGCCGAGAAGCTGCTGACCGAGGGCAAGGTCAGGATGAACAACCGGGTCATCACCCATCCGGCGACCTTCGTGCAGCCGGGCGACATGGTGCAGGTGTCCGGCAAGGTGATCGACCAGCCGGACCGCACCCGGCTGTGGCGCTACCACAAGCCGGACGGGCTGGTGACGACGCACAAGGACCCCGAGGGTCGTCCGACCGTGTTCGCCGCCCTGCCGCCGGGGCTGCCGCGCGTGGTGTCGGTCGGCCGGCTCGACCTCAACAGCGAGGGGCTGCTGCTGCTGACCAACGACGGCGCACTGGCCCGCCAGCTCGAACTGCCCTCGAACGGCTGGATCCGCCGCTACCGGGTGCGCGTGTTCGGCCAGGTGGACGAGCGCCAGCTGGCCGCCCTGGCCGACGGTCCGGTGGTGGAAGGCGTCCAGTACGGCCCGATCGAGGCGGGGCTGGACAGCCAGAAGGGCGATAATGCGTGGCTGACGATCGCGCTGCGCGAGGGCCGCAACCGCGAGATCCGCCGCGTGATGATCAGCCTGGGCTTCCATGTGAGCCGGCTGATCCGGACCTCCTACGGCCCGTTCCAGCTCAGTACGCTGGCCAAGTCTGAGCTCGAGGAAGTCACCGGCAAGGTCCTGCGCGAACAGATCCCGAAGATCTGA
- a CDS encoding gamma-glutamyl-gamma-aminobutyrate hydrolase family protein: MKRTRPVIGVTLDSERAGTSESPAYSLYPWYALRENYMSSLIEAGGLPMALPHDASLTAQILDTIDALVVTGGAFDVDPGLYGDGDRHETVILKQGRTAAELALLQGALERDMPILGICGGQQLLAVALGGSLIQHIPDSIEGALAHEQPNPRHEAGHPVRIEPGTLLARIVGTGEMQVNSSHHQAVRDPGRGRVNAMAEDGVIEGIEDPARRFCLGLQWHPEFGIDPGDRRVFEALVSAALG; this comes from the coding sequence ATGAAACGAACCCGTCCCGTCATCGGCGTCACCCTCGATAGCGAGAGGGCTGGCACTTCGGAAAGCCCAGCCTACTCGCTCTATCCCTGGTATGCGCTGCGTGAGAACTACATGAGCAGCCTAATCGAGGCCGGCGGCCTGCCGATGGCGCTGCCGCACGATGCCAGCCTCACCGCGCAGATCCTCGATACGATCGATGCCCTGGTGGTCACCGGCGGCGCGTTCGACGTCGATCCCGGCCTGTACGGCGATGGCGACCGGCATGAGACCGTGATCCTGAAACAGGGCCGTACCGCCGCCGAACTGGCCCTGCTGCAGGGCGCGCTGGAGCGGGACATGCCGATCCTGGGTATCTGCGGCGGCCAGCAATTGCTCGCCGTGGCGCTCGGTGGCTCGCTGATCCAGCACATCCCCGACAGCATCGAAGGCGCTTTGGCGCACGAACAACCCAACCCGCGACACGAGGCCGGCCATCCGGTGCGGATCGAGCCCGGCACGCTGCTGGCGCGCATCGTCGGCACCGGCGAGATGCAGGTGAACTCGTCGCACCATCAGGCGGTGCGCGATCCGGGCCGCGGCCGCGTCAATGCGATGGCCGAGGACGGGGTCATCGAGGGCATCGAGGATCCAGCCCGCCGTTTCTGCCTCGGGCTGCAATGGCATCCCGAGTTCGGCATCGACCCCGGCGACCGCCGGGTGTTCGAGGCGCTGGTTTCCGCGGCATTGGGCTAG
- a CDS encoding nucleoside deaminase encodes MTPDDDTGSLTPMQSALQQARAAADRGEVPVGALVLAPDGTVLAEAGNEVEARGDASAHAEMLVMRAAAARLGQTRLEGCTLVATLEPCPMCAAAASHFRVAQVMFGAYDPKGGGIEHGPRLYEQPGCLHRPHTIGGIHEREAASLLRHFFQALRS; translated from the coding sequence ATGACGCCGGACGATGACACGGGAAGCCTGACGCCGATGCAGTCGGCACTGCAGCAGGCCCGTGCGGCTGCCGATCGTGGCGAGGTCCCGGTCGGTGCGCTGGTGCTGGCACCGGACGGCACTGTTCTGGCCGAGGCCGGCAACGAGGTCGAGGCGCGTGGCGATGCGTCCGCCCATGCCGAGATGCTGGTCATGCGCGCCGCCGCCGCCCGGCTCGGCCAGACCAGGCTCGAGGGCTGCACCCTGGTCGCAACCCTCGAACCCTGCCCGATGTGCGCCGCCGCCGCCTCGCATTTCCGGGTGGCGCAGGTCATGTTCGGCGCCTACGACCCCAAGGGCGGCGGCATCGAGCACGGCCCGCGTCTGTACGAACAACCCGGCTGCCTGCACCGCCCGCACACCATCGGCGGCATCCACGAACGGGAAGCCGCCAGCCTCCTCCGCCATTTCTTCCAGGCGCTCCGCAGCTAG
- a CDS encoding ATP-binding protein — protein MVFGISGVGKTTACQSYVNVHPDYLYQRASTILQTAHGLAAETLRTALPSSVISNQDVLASAITSFKDANPDKNILLDSHAVIDNDVVLIEIPLEIIAALAPDGFILLEADASLIKDRRKKGLRKRPSRMINQIQAEAEAERRVVMSYANSLDRPLVRDTVYYGFDLANAVNQLKAKMAL, from the coding sequence ATGGTCTTCGGCATCTCGGGAGTGGGCAAGACGACGGCATGCCAGTCATATGTAAATGTTCACCCTGATTATTTATATCAGAGGGCGAGTACGATCTTGCAGACAGCACATGGTTTGGCTGCTGAAACTCTCCGGACGGCACTTCCAAGCTCCGTAATATCGAATCAAGATGTCCTGGCTTCGGCGATTACGTCATTCAAGGACGCAAACCCTGACAAGAACATACTGCTAGACTCGCACGCAGTGATTGACAACGATGTCGTTCTGATTGAAATTCCGTTAGAAATTATTGCTGCGCTAGCACCGGACGGATTTATTTTGCTTGAAGCAGATGCGTCTTTAATTAAAGATAGAAGAAAGAAAGGATTACGAAAACGCCCGTCTCGCATGATTAATCAGATCCAAGCGGAAGCAGAGGCAGAGCGACGGGTCGTTATGTCATATGCGAACAGCCTTGACAGGCCTCTAGTAAGAGATACGGTCTACTATGGTTTCGACCTCGCGAATGCAGTTAATCAACTGAAAGCCAAGATGGCGCTGTAG